The sequence ACTAGTacatttgaaatatatattatattgcGACTATTActgattataaatttttttatatttttttctcatatgcaGACATATAAcaatattatctatttttctttaccACAACGGAcattaagaagaaaatatcaattatataaatttagatataaatgACATTCTATTACCAAAGAACAACAACTTTATAAACTTCATgtaaataatatcataacaaatcaaaatcaaaatgtaataaactaaattaaaaatttgatatcgactaaaacaaaattatccaTCATTAGAAACTGTTCTTTGAATTTCAAATTAGGAGAAGATGATGATCGTGCCACATTCTTGTTTTGCCCTTCCTTTCCTACTACAACTGTATATTGtattacaataaatattttgtattCCCTCTTATACATTGTACATATAAAACTCAATTATACATACAAAGCCTAATTtcatacaattaattttttattgccCCGCTATATTACTGTTCAAGTAGCGGGCGCGACAAGTATTACcctctaatttattttaaaagttcttagataatttttttctattacaagaatataataaaaaaaatttgtaagagattctttaattcatatattttttttttaaataacttaaaggtcacattcttttttcttaatttaatgaGAGAAATTATAGTCATATTTCTAAAATGATTTAAGAGTTATGTTCTTTTAAGTggcttttaaatatattatattattttttttcttacttttttttttaaaagttctctattcttactcttttttttttgtattttattaatagaagactaactatataataaaatagagaatattgttgaaatacataaatatttcaagacaaattaaaatagagaatttaatatttataatttaatataaaaatatataagaagtATTGTTAGAAATGCTCTTACtggaaagtaaaaaaatactttttactTGTGTAAATAACGGCCTAAAAGTAGTATTCATGCCATACCATCATGCTTATTATCTATTGGTAGAAGCTAGAAGCTTTGCCAGAAGCAAGCAAGATGAGGTCGCTCTGCTCTTCATAGACAAGACTCGTTTCGTGTTCGCCTCTCTCTCTAAACCCAAGCTAAAAATCATCACCTTAGTgataatagaataattaatcatactcTAGTGTGTGTAATAGCCTGAAATATCCCAAGGCTTAAGCTTAAAATCAacctaaaaattaaagttcaaATATTAACTTAAAATCAATTGAGCTTTGTCTTTTAAACTCGAACTCGATTCAATGGATACTCATAATAATTGAGTTTACCTTAGGGATATGTTGATGGTTTATATTTAAGCTCTCAAAAATCTAACAAACAAgcttaaaaaatttcattggGATCAAACATTTTTGAAATGTtgctaaaaataatagttcAAGGACCTATTAGAACATAAGAAAAAACTTAAGAgatcaatatgaaaaaattaaaaagttcgTATACTTCAAAATAGggtttctaaagaaaaaagataagttTACAAAAATagacttatattttattctttgacAATTGATTACTCTATCTTACAATCTCTTCAGAAATTACTACTAAATATATACGCGGCCATTCATTAGCTCCCACATGATATGGTTTCTTACTTTTACTGgcatattttatgatttatttttttataatacttaCATAGCctgtgttttattttattttctatttatataacttaattGACTTATAACATTACATGaggttaattataaatatttctgaAGTAATATTAGATGATTACAAACATcaagaattcataaatatagttaaaatttattttaaaagatttatttctaagttaattataaaatataaaaatacatgttCTAATCATTTACTTTTAAGcttgaaataattaattaactatcagattatttgaatataattattgtattataattttatttaaaaatgaaataattgattcgatattaaagtattaaaaaataaacaaataaggagtaattactatttatttatgtattttttcatGTTATACCAATTAccttttaacatttaaaagttatatctttttaactttttattttataataaaaacttatttcgtcagaatttttgttaaacaatTATTAACTAGATTTgtttttatactatttacccataattttttatgtaatctATAAAGTGCCGCTTATAGCTTATTTAAAATAGTAGAATCCCATTGTCTAATTTCTTTGCAAAAAATAACTTTagtatatatacaaaaataattaactagtgttctttaattactctaatttttagtatagttaaattctaataaaatttaaatatcttaaaaatatttatatttatcaaaatattaaaaaattatagaatttaactttatattattaagataaaatagatattattcttattattaattttgttatactaactttgataagaaatttgagaatcaaattatatttttgttattaatttagttctttACTTACAATGACTTTCAAAATGTAAAGAGATTTTAAtgaagtaaataaaatataaaagtcaatttgtatattatagtaaaaatcaggaagaaaaatagtataaaatcaaacttatttAATGATTGTTAATAGAAATTCCGATGAAAAGagtttttatcataaaattataaaataaaaaataaaaaaataatttaaatgttaaacaaaaaatagtataatatagaaaaattcaGAGGATATAAATAATTACTCAACAAATAAAGGATGATAGTTGGTAATATAGTTCTGTTTAACATAAGGAGTGGGTCCTACTAGTGCCACATCAGCAAAAAAGTTAGGAGCCACTTCCTGTTTTGGCTTTGTTAGTTCAAAAGGGTCTTGTGAGGCCGAACTTTCTATTAAAtaggaacaaaaaaaaagatatagaaGTCCATTTGCGGGCATTGGCCTATAGTTGAGGATTAATTTGGACATTGTTCTATAGTTGAGGGTCCAATTTGTGAACTTGGCGAAATAATAATCAGATTGAAGATAAAACTAGATAAGGtaccttcttcttctattccttGATCTGTCTTGAGATTGTTTCAGCTGCATATACCAAACACCAACAGCAAAAATAATTGTACTGTCAAATAACAAGAGGAGGGAGAGaaggagagaagaaaaaaaaatgttaagtCTTGCAGTTGGGTCATCAATTGCCATGGCTAAGGTCTCTACACATTGTAGCTATAACAAAACCTTGGTTCAGCTACCAAGCACGCATTTTGGGTTAAAGGAATCACAACCACCATCTCATCTTTCTTTCCCAACCAGACCCATTGCCTCTTTTAAGACTGCTGTTGCCGCTATTGACTCCAATGATCTCAGTTCCTCCTCCCCTAATCCTCCTGACAAGGTTTTTCTTTGCAACTTttacttctttatttgttaTGTGTTATCTTTCTGATCCTATATTgttcaagaaattcaataatcAACTATGGATTGCTTCATAATTTAGTATACACACTACAGTAAAATTATCACTTTACCAATGGTTAATGGTATTGTTCACTAATAGATAGATAATTCCCTGACTAAGAGGATCATATGTGACTAATTGGTAGCTATATGGAAATTTTCTCATCCCCAATTCCACAACTGATAGTAAAACCCCCAATCTGGGATCCTACTGTTACAACTTACAAAACATTACCACTTCAAGTAATATGCAATACCTTTCTGAGAATTGATAAATGTATGTTATGtattcctttttatttctGAGCTGCAGCAGTCCAATTTTGCTTGCTTGTTTTATAATGCAGGAACAACCCAACAAATACTTTTTTGTTGTTGCAAATGCAAAATTCATGCTGGATGAAGAGGAGCACTTTCAGGAGCAATTGTTTGAGCGCCTTCGATACTATGGAGAGCGTAACAAGGAGCAGGATTTTTGGCTTGTTATTGAGCCTAAATTCTTGGATAAATTCCCTAATATTACCAGGAGGTTGAAGAGACCCGCGGTTGCTCTAGTCTCAACTAATGGTCCATGGATCACGTAAGGACACTACTAACACATTTCTTGTTTGCTTTTCTGCTTCTACATTTTTGACAATTGATGTTTATATTCAGCTAAAAGTTGTAATCTTTGAAAGGCTTAAAGTCCCATAATCATATCCCTTCTTAGTGAAGATGTGGAAATGAATGCTATGGCTACCTGGATGATAACCGCCTCGTGAAATTTTGCAAAACTCCAGGATAGGGATGGAAGTGGTTTTTAACATAATGTATGCTTTGGTTTCGTGTCTGATGATAAGAATTGGTCATGAGCTCTTATAGCTTTCCAGTATGCCTAACCAGAATTTCCACACATTTTTTGTTACCTAAGCCTGCGAGAAAAATTGTGCAGTTGGAAAATAATGGACATATTTATGACTTTGTATTTAGACTGAATTGTCTATATCGTGGTGGTTGCACTATCCGAGAAGAGAAACCAACATAAGTTAATGTCATACTCAACTCATGATGCTTGTTAAACAACTATGGGATATTGTTAATTTGTCCGGTAAACAGACgtattctatcttttttatcAGAGTTTGGGCAAGCCCACCTTGCAGTTTATAGTTTTATGCCTGGATAACAGCCTCTTGTATTACTATCAATTTAGATGCTAACTTTCACTAGACAGCAATAGGCACCTCAGTGTTTGTTTATTTGGAGAGACACGAGCTTGTCCCTGTTTGTCACtctagagagaaaaataaaaaaatttgtttcatttcCACTTTTTATCAAAATGGTATTTCATtggctgttttctaatttaCGATTGCAGGGCTCAAATCTGCAATCCTAACCAATAtattgaagaaaatgaaagctGACTAGCAATAAAAAATTGTCTACTGAAAGTCATCTCCCAAAAATACATGCTCACATGCACAAACATATATATCAACATAAATTCATGCATATGTTATATCTTTGTGCCTCATATTTGTTGCTTTTTCATCGCATGGCATGGCAGGTTCATGAAATTAAGATTGGACCGGGTTTTATCTGATAGCTATGAAGCTGACACCATTGAAGAAGCATTAGCTTCGAACCCTGTTACTCTAGCGTTTGAGAAGCCAGCAAATTGGGTAGCACCTTATCCAAAGTATGAGTTTGGGTGGTGGGAACCCTTCTTACCTGCTGCATCTAAAGAATCAAAAGTATAGAGTACtttccccttttcttttgtacTCGTTTTTGACTCCCTtctctctgtttttttttttttttttttttttcttattttcaatcttttttaACTAGTGAGGTAATTTTCCAATGTACTAGTAACTGGCAGTTTAAGCTGCTTTGATCAGCATACGACTATGTGAATTAGATGATTGGCTTTGTTGGTTCATCGGTTATATTGCTTGTAATCTAAATATTCTTGAATTCTGAAGAGATTGCAATGTGCCAATGTCTAAACAGGTACCATTTCTGCTCTGCAGTCTAATCTGATAGAAACTAGTGCGAGCAATCTTAGGCTTATATGTGAAGCATTACTTTTCACCCAGTAAATTAGCTTCAAGATTTTCATGAATTCCAGTTTCAGATATGGGAAACTTTACATTAGGCACAGTTTTGAGCTCTAAAATCGTGAATCTGATTCTGGGAAGAACAAAGAATGCATATTTATGCATTTACTCGCTCTCCAATATGCATAACATCTGCTTCCTGCTTACAAAGATGATAAGTGGTACtagtcttttcaaattccttCCATGAACAACTTACAAATGGtaaaaaagtaagaaagaaCTAAATTATCTTGCAGTTCTTATTGCTGCTTGTGATCCTTCTGAGAAATAATTACTGGTATCTTCTGGATAACCTTCTCATCCAACACTGCATACTGCTTCTTTATTTCAATCCATGCCTTCTCAGCATATGTATCGACATCGTCTTCATTCTTCTCATACAGCATCGGCATTGTCAGGAGCATCACAAACACTGCACAGACTACATTTTGTTATTTCAATCCATGGCTTCTCAGCATATGCTACAAGtggaaaataacaaatatacatGTATTGGGAGAAGTTGAATTCCAAGCCCGAGTACCTGATCCGAGTATTACCCTTGTCTAAACTTAGTATTTTGGCAGGATGAGTGAATCTCCGAAGCAATAAAACATGGATAATCTGTGGAGtcatattttatagattttgcTACAGAAAATGGCATTCAATAATTCAAATGCAGGATCTGATGTGAGCTAAACTCGTGGAGATGGTGCAAATCAGAAACTATACATAGGTAGAGAAACTGAAAGGCCTAACCAATCCTTTGGATTGtgcataaataataaaattagagaaaaaagaaaaactgacCCAAGTAAAAGAGGGTCAAAAAGCTGAACCAACTGCCAACAACAGAGATAACCCACAACACAGCAATCACctgaaaatgaaatgaaactCAAAATCCCATGTCAAACTTGGAAAGAACTTCGCAAATTCTtggataaaattttttaaaagatgtGGTCATACCGATAGAAACTTCTTCAAATCCTTCCCTAAAGCTACATCCCGAAAGTTTAAGAATGCCCTGTTAATTTCACCTCTCAGCCAAAGAAGAATAGCCACAAGCAGATCTTCTGGCACGGTAATCCTGGGAAATTCTGGAGGTGACCTGCAACATAAACAAGAAAGCTGAAAAGCTTGACAAGCTATATTCTCTTCcaagaaatggaaaaaaaaaaaaaaacctattAGTACTTACATATTGAGGAAGGTGGCTAAATTGGACCACAGGAAGAGAGttgcaaaagaaagaatgagAGAGTGACAGAGAAAAGTAAGCAAAGTGTAACCAGCACACTCAAAGAGAAGCCACAGGACTGTGGCCACAGCAAATACACAACCTGAGGCTTGCTTGTTCCGCCACAGTATAATGTCAGCAGCTGAGAAACATAGCAAAAACAATCGGTCATCACAAAAACTATATatgtaacaaaaaaaaaaaaaaaaaaaaaaaaacagaaaagaaccCTGGAAAAGATTGTACGTTTTCCACCGCCAAGGACCAAATGGAGAGGCTTCTGACGGCCAAATAGACGGTTCTTTTGAGCAGATTGCACGGCAACATAGTTATCAATCTCAGAATCGgaggatgaggaggaggaggaggaggaggagtgTTTATGATCATGTTCAGTATCACGAGCCTTAATTTCATTGACCAACTCAGGATTAAAAGCATCCGCTGGTTCCTCTACCATCTTTCCTTTGTTGCTGCCAAGTTATCtaataaccaaaaaaaaaatggcagAGGAGGGTATATGATTTCTTGCTTTGTCTCTGTTGGGATCTTTCGGTTTCTGTTTTTGCATGTGAAACTGAAACATTCAAACAGCCAAAAAACTAGAAGAAAGCCTTATATTATGATCCCACCATATTCGCAAAGACTTGGAATACTTTTACCTATTCTATTCTTGGCTGATTTGCAATTCCTCAGCTTCTTTTGCCATATCAGCATATGATCCTGTAAGAGAAAAAACTCATCACcccattaaattaattaacttttaaaaataaaactaacttgtaaaaataaaaaaaatattataattccTTAGATGATTCTTTCCATACTGTGATGGATCAAGTTCATATATAACAGGGTCCTCAGTGACCACATTTATAACAATCTTCATCATGTTATCTGATCAAGGTTTACAAACTTGTAATGttccacttttttttttttcttaaccaTTTTCATGGCCTGACAGGTTGATATAAGATAAAAGTATCATTACATTACTATTCAGGTAATAACTCATTATACCTGTTACTATTAATATGTTGCATTACTAATTCAGGGAGGGTAGAAATCACCATGAGTACCTCAGctgaatatattaataaacaacgtattaagaaatattgaaatataaagagtaaaatattttatttaagttaaataaagtttttatattttattttttatcttatttttatttctataaatagtaatggattttttttaatttttatcaattgaaaaataagaattataaatatcaattaaattaaatgtatagAAACTTGTAATACGTAGAATAGAGAGTGTAAAGAGccaaattgaatatttattttatgtttaataaataaagagtgTATTGGAGTGTCATTTTATGATatgactctttaaaataaagagtttgacatatataaaaagtatattgaagtgtcattttatgttgacatatataaaaaatgcatTAAAATGACTTtggtatatataaaaaatgcatTAAAATGACTTtggtatatataaaaaatacattaaaaataatttaataataaatatattataacaCTTATttcacaaaataattttttttaatctacaAATACAACTTTTTAATCATATCTTTCATATAGTTATATCCTTTCAAATagtcatatttattcaaaatatcttttaaatattttaactcctagttatatatagattaaaattggcatttgtatttattgcagaaaaaataaatttatttctctttgtaaattatataataaatacaaatactattttaaattgatttcttGCACAAAAGACAGTAGGGGCTTGaagaaaattctatttttcaaattctgaTTCCAacaaaaagtcaaaaaaaatttataaagtttatttaggaggaaagataaattatcATTTCCTTGTAAGCATATGATgcaacatatttaaaattgggCTTTCAAAAGAAGTTGACAAGTGGCATTTTGTTATTGCTAAAGTTCCTTCTTCATTATTTGTATGTAACTAGTTTAATAGCTGTGCTgaagttaattatattaatgaattaatattatatttatattttatagctaatttaattatatcttatataataattatattattcaatttatctaaattattataatttttaatataaattaaataattaatagagcataagtattatatattctctattaatattaatttgtatataagatataaatataataactacCATAGCATATAAATCTTGTGACAAGTTGGAATTAGAACTAATAGTTTCAGTTCTAGCTAAGGAGAAACCAATTTTGACCGGCTTCTAATTTTGAGTCGGTTCCAGTCTGTTTTGACCATTTCAGTTTCATTTATCcaacttataaatttttaatctggatattaaaaactaatataaataatatgagaatttataaaaatataaaaagaaataaaaagatttatacttaaactgtaattttatagcagtatatatatatatatatataaataaataaaatgattatttattattaattaaattttaataatataaattaaattaaattaaatattgaagcataaatagaaaaaggagGAAATTAATGCGatttaagaaaaacttaaatGACTTCAATAccttcttattaaaataattttttttttattttcttctttaaagttgtatttaggtagaaatcataaaatattataaaattatattatatatttagacTTTTTATagttaacaaataaaaataagtaattgaaaataaaaaataaaagatataaataaatacaaatcttagattaaaatgagtaaaacaattgtcacgaccccatctgtAGGCCGGTGACCAGCATTAGGAAATGAGTAGGCGTAAAGctaccgaatcccgtagtaagcctgacactcactgacttaaataaatctcatttaatattattgatgccataatttatcttaaccgttaaattttacataattaattcggtctgccagaagaattaggcgagacccgaaactacagaaaattacaactgatatatatctactatttctattgcggagaatctaagactTTACAAGTTAAGAtaccaaatcaattacatcacccgatgatgaatgAGTCag is a genomic window of Ricinus communis isolate WT05 ecotype wild-type chromosome 2, ASM1957865v1, whole genome shotgun sequence containing:
- the LOC8286044 gene encoding uncharacterized protein LOC8286044, which encodes MLSLAVGSSIAMAKVSTHCSYNKTLVQLPSTHFGLKESQPPSHLSFPTRPIASFKTAVAAIDSNDLSSSSPNPPDKEQPNKYFFVVANAKFMLDEEEHFQEQLFERLRYYGERNKEQDFWLVIEPKFLDKFPNITRRLKRPAVALVSTNGPWITFMKLRLDRVLSDSYEADTIEEALASNPVTLAFEKPANWVAPYPKYEFGWWEPFLPAASKESKV
- the LOC8286043 gene encoding reticulon-like protein B5 isoform X1, with product MVEEPADAFNPELVNEIKARDTEHDHKHSSSSSSSSSSDSEIDNYVAVQSAQKNRLFGRQKPLHLVLGGGKPADIILWRNKQASGCVFAVATVLWLLFECAGYTLLTFLCHSLILSFATLFLWSNLATFLNMSPPEFPRITVPEDLLVAILLWLRGEINRAFLNFRDVALGKDLKKFLSVIAVLWVISVVGSWFSFLTLFYLVFVMLLTMPMLYEKNEDDVDTYAEKAWIEIKKQYAVLDEKVIQKIPVIISQKDHKQQ
- the LOC8286043 gene encoding reticulon-like protein B5 isoform X2: MVEEPADAFNPELVNEIKARDTEHDHKHSSSSSSSSSSDSEIDNYVAVQSAQKNRLFGRQKPLHLVLGGGKPADIILWRNKQASGCVFAVATVLWLLFECAGYTLLTFLCHSLILSFATLFLWSNLATFLNMSPPEFPRITVPEDLLVAILLWLRGEINRAFLNFRDVALGKDLKKFLSVIAVLWVISVVGSWFSFLTLFYLEIHSSCQNTKFRQG